Proteins encoded by one window of Vicia villosa cultivar HV-30 ecotype Madison, WI unplaced genomic scaffold, Vvil1.0 ctg.000219F_1_1, whole genome shotgun sequence:
- the LOC131625548 gene encoding uncharacterized protein LOC131625548, producing the protein MIQGINPVVNAIDTIIWPFDISRTFTVSSCYANCNQPVEDNALGAVTKLGLSVVWGAHIPSKVKIFGWRLLQNRLATRKQLLRRGIITRHNEAVCVFCLMQEEDLTHIMLNCPKLKSFWRKIHIWLNVDIPVMQDCCCHLLKCINLLRDNMSGCRIGAIWLTICWCIWKVRNDIVFNSAVLDEEELFFAVLWFSWWWLAIESKDRISCNFYEWFKNPTVCI; encoded by the coding sequence ATGATCCAAGGGATAAATCCCGTTGTGAACGCCATCGATACTATTATCTGGCCTTTTGATATTTCAAGAACCTTCACTGTTAGTTCCTGCTATGCCAATTGTAATCAGCCCGTCGAAGATAATGCTTTAGGAGCAGTGACGAAGCTAGGGCTAAGCGTTGTTTGGGGAGCTCACATCCCTTCGAAAGTGAAGATTTTCGGATGGAGACTATTGCAGAACAGATTAGCTACAAGGAAGCAACTTTTGAGAAGAGGCATAATAACTCGGCACAATGAAGCGGTCTGTGTTTTCTGTCTAATGCAGGAGGAGGATTTAACCCACATCATGCTGAACTGTCCTAAGCTGAAGTCCTTTTGGAGGAAAATACATATTTGGCTCAATGTGGACATTCCTGTTATGCAAGATTGTTGCTGCCACTTGCTGAAGTGCATTAACTTGCTTAGGGATAACATGTCTGGCTGCAGAATTGGAGCTATTTGGTTGACAATTTGCTGGTGTATTTGGAAAGTCAGAAATGATATCGTCTTCAACAGTGCAGTCTTGGACGAAGAAGAGCTATTTTTCGCGGTTTTGTGGTTTTCTTGGTGGTGGCTCGCTATTGAATCAAAGGATAGAATTTCTTGTAACTTTTACGAATGGTTTAAAAACCCGACGGTTTGTATCTAA